The following proteins are encoded in a genomic region of Zea mays cultivar B73 chromosome 9, Zm-B73-REFERENCE-NAM-5.0, whole genome shotgun sequence:
- the LOC109942244 gene encoding receptor-like serine/threonine-protein kinase At3g01300 isoform X2: MTSPKRAAGREGCGCLAAVARGLRGACFRPAVTADGDGGGSAKGSHVHDAAETRYLNASNRELGDHFQTKRDGENGVDASIEKRTPKLLQFTFQELKSATLNFRPDSILGEGGFGYVFKGWIEPNSTAPAKPGTGVTVAVKSLKPDALQGHREWVAEVDFLGQLHHKHLVKLIGYCIEDDQRLLVYEFMARGSLENHLFRRALPLPWSNRMKIALGAAKGLAFLHGGPKPVIYRDFKTSNVLLDVEYNAKLSDFGLAKAGPQGDKTHVSTRVVGTYGYAAPEYVMTGHLTSKSDVYSFGVVLLEMLTGRRSMDKKRPTGEQNLVAWARPYLNDRRRLYQLVDPRLGLNYSVKGVQKVAQICHYCLTRDSKSRPSMDEVVKQLTPLQDLNDMASASPRPRSTQRGKVHR, translated from the exons ATGACTTCCCCGAAGCGGGCAGCAGGGCGGGAAGGGTGCGGATGCTTGGCCGCCGTCGCGCGGGGCCTCCGCGGGGCGTGCTTCCGGCCGGCGGTGACGgcggacggtgacggcggcggctcggccaagggcagccacgTTCACGACGCAG CAGAGACAAGATATCTGAATGCTAGCAATCGGGAGCTTGGTGATCATTTTCAGACAAAACGCGATGGTGAAAATGGtgttgatgcatcaattgaaaagagAACACCCAAGCTACTTCAGTTTACCTTTCAAGAGTTGAAATCTGCCACGCTTAACTTCAGGCCAGACAGTATTCTTGGGGAGGGTGGGTTCGGTTATGTATTCAAGGGGTGGATTGAGCCAAACAGCACTGCTCCTGCAAAACCTGGCACAGGGGTTACTGTGGCAGTCAAAAGTTTGAAGCCAGATGCGCTTCAAGGTCATAGAGAATGGGTG GCAGAAGTGGACTTTCTGGGACAGTTGCATCATAAACACCTTGTTAAGCTGATTGGATATTGTATTGAGGATGATCAAAGGTTACTTGTATATGAATTCATGGCACGGGGAAGTCTTGAAAATCATCTTTTCAGAA GGGCTCTTCCCCTACCTTGGTCCAACAGGATGAAGATTGCTCTAGGTGCCGCGAAAGGACTAGCCTTCCTCCATGGAGGTCCCAAACCTGTTATTTACAGGGATTTTAAGACATCGAATGTTCTTCTTGATGTG GAGTACAACGCAAAACTATCTGATTTCGGTTTAGCAAAAGCTGGTCCTCAGGGTGATAAAACTCATGTATCTACTCGGGTTGTTGGCACCTATGGTTATGCTGCACCAGAGTATGTAATGACAG GGCACTTGACATCTAAGAGTGATGTTTATAGCTTCGGAGTTGTGCTACTCGAGATGTTGACTGGGAGAAGATCAATGGACAAGAAGCGGCCTACGGGGGAGCAGAACCTGGTTGCATGGGCAAGGCCTTACCTAAATGATCGGCGAAGGCTCTATCAGCTTGTAGATCCTCGCTTGGGGCTGAACTACTCTGTCAAAGGGGTGCAAAAGGTCGCTCAGATCTGCCACTACTGCCTTACCCGTGACAGTAAGTCTCGCCCATCGATGGATGAAGTTGTCAAGCAACTCACACCATTACAAGATCTAAACGACATGGCATCTGCTTCGCCAAGGCCTCGCTCAACTCAGCGCG GAAAGGTGCATCGATGA
- the LOC109942244 gene encoding receptor-like serine/threonine-protein kinase At3g01300 isoform X1 has protein sequence MTSPKRAAGREGCGCLAAVARGLRGACFRPAVTADGDGGGSAKGSHVHDAAAETRYLNASNRELGDHFQTKRDGENGVDASIEKRTPKLLQFTFQELKSATLNFRPDSILGEGGFGYVFKGWIEPNSTAPAKPGTGVTVAVKSLKPDALQGHREWVAEVDFLGQLHHKHLVKLIGYCIEDDQRLLVYEFMARGSLENHLFRRALPLPWSNRMKIALGAAKGLAFLHGGPKPVIYRDFKTSNVLLDVEYNAKLSDFGLAKAGPQGDKTHVSTRVVGTYGYAAPEYVMTGHLTSKSDVYSFGVVLLEMLTGRRSMDKKRPTGEQNLVAWARPYLNDRRRLYQLVDPRLGLNYSVKGVQKVAQICHYCLTRDSKSRPSMDEVVKQLTPLQDLNDMASASPRPRSTQRGKVHR, from the exons ATGACTTCCCCGAAGCGGGCAGCAGGGCGGGAAGGGTGCGGATGCTTGGCCGCCGTCGCGCGGGGCCTCCGCGGGGCGTGCTTCCGGCCGGCGGTGACGgcggacggtgacggcggcggctcggccaagggcagccacgTTCACGACGCAG CAGCAGAGACAAGATATCTGAATGCTAGCAATCGGGAGCTTGGTGATCATTTTCAGACAAAACGCGATGGTGAAAATGGtgttgatgcatcaattgaaaagagAACACCCAAGCTACTTCAGTTTACCTTTCAAGAGTTGAAATCTGCCACGCTTAACTTCAGGCCAGACAGTATTCTTGGGGAGGGTGGGTTCGGTTATGTATTCAAGGGGTGGATTGAGCCAAACAGCACTGCTCCTGCAAAACCTGGCACAGGGGTTACTGTGGCAGTCAAAAGTTTGAAGCCAGATGCGCTTCAAGGTCATAGAGAATGGGTG GCAGAAGTGGACTTTCTGGGACAGTTGCATCATAAACACCTTGTTAAGCTGATTGGATATTGTATTGAGGATGATCAAAGGTTACTTGTATATGAATTCATGGCACGGGGAAGTCTTGAAAATCATCTTTTCAGAA GGGCTCTTCCCCTACCTTGGTCCAACAGGATGAAGATTGCTCTAGGTGCCGCGAAAGGACTAGCCTTCCTCCATGGAGGTCCCAAACCTGTTATTTACAGGGATTTTAAGACATCGAATGTTCTTCTTGATGTG GAGTACAACGCAAAACTATCTGATTTCGGTTTAGCAAAAGCTGGTCCTCAGGGTGATAAAACTCATGTATCTACTCGGGTTGTTGGCACCTATGGTTATGCTGCACCAGAGTATGTAATGACAG GGCACTTGACATCTAAGAGTGATGTTTATAGCTTCGGAGTTGTGCTACTCGAGATGTTGACTGGGAGAAGATCAATGGACAAGAAGCGGCCTACGGGGGAGCAGAACCTGGTTGCATGGGCAAGGCCTTACCTAAATGATCGGCGAAGGCTCTATCAGCTTGTAGATCCTCGCTTGGGGCTGAACTACTCTGTCAAAGGGGTGCAAAAGGTCGCTCAGATCTGCCACTACTGCCTTACCCGTGACAGTAAGTCTCGCCCATCGATGGATGAAGTTGTCAAGCAACTCACACCATTACAAGATCTAAACGACATGGCATCTGCTTCGCCAAGGCCTCGCTCAACTCAGCGCG GAAAGGTGCATCGATGA